A region from the Melanotaenia boesemani isolate fMelBoe1 chromosome 11, fMelBoe1.pri, whole genome shotgun sequence genome encodes:
- the mapkapk5 gene encoding MAP kinase-activated protein kinase 5, translating into MSEDINADKFIKETSILDEYNINWTQKLGAGISGPVRVCVKKSTQERLALKILIDRPKARNEVRLHMMCANHPNIVQILEVYANSVQFPHESSPRARLLIVMEMMEGGELFHRISQHRHFTEKMASQVTKQISQALEHCHSLNIAHRDLKPENLLFKDNSLDAPVKLCDFGFAKIDQGDLMTPQFTPYYVAPQVLEAQKRHQKEKSGIIPTSPTPYTYNKSCDLWSLGVIIYIMLCGYPPFYSKHHSRTIPKDMRKKIMTGSFDFPEDEWSQISEMAKDIVRKLLKVKPEERLTIEGVLAHPWLNCTEALDNVLPSAQMMMDKAVVAGIQQAHAEQLANMRIQDLNVSLKPLNSVNNPILRKRKLLGPKPSDGLFIHDPENGGDDSNLALEKLRDVIAQCILPQAGENEDEKLNEVMHEAWRFNRDCKLLRDGLQGLSWDGRVFSDKVDRLKLAEIVKQAIEEKTNLQDFH; encoded by the exons ATGTCGGAGGACATCAACGCAGACAAGTTCATCAAG GAGACATCCATTCTAGATGAATACAACATAAACTGGACACAGAAGCTGGGAGCTGGAATAAGTGGACCTGTCAG AGTTTGTGTGAAGAAGTCAACTCAGGAACGCTTGGCCCTGAAAATCCTCATTGATCGCCCCAAGGCCAGAAATGAG GTGCGTCTCCATATGATGTGTGCCAACCACCCAAACATTGTGCAAATCCTGGAGGTATACGCCAATAGTGTCCAGTTCCCTCATGAGTCGAGTCCAAG AGCGAGGCTTCTGATTGTTATGGAGATGATGGAGGGGGGTGAGCTCTTCCACAGAATCAGTCAGCACAGGCACTTTACTGAAAAAATGGCCAGTCAGGTCACCAAACAG ATCAGTCAAGCATTGGAGCATTGTCACTCCCTAAATATTGCACATCGTGACCTGAAGCCAGAGAACCTGCTCTTCAAGGATAACTCTCTG GATGCACCTGTGAAGTTGTGTGACTTTGGCTTTGCCAAAATCGATCAAGGAGACTTGATGACTCCTCAGTTCACTCCTTATTACGTAGCACCTCAG gTACTTGAGGCTCAAAAAAGACACCAGAAGGAAAAGTCTGGAATCATACCTACCTCACCAACTCCTTACACATATAACAAG AGCTGTGACTTGTGGTCTCTTGGTGTTATTATCTACATAATGCTGTGCGGCTACCCTCCGTTCTACTCCAAGCACCACAGTCGCACCATCCCAAAGGACATGAGAAAGAAGATTATGACGGGGAGCTTTGATTTTCCTGAAGACGAATGGAGCCAGATCTCTGAGATGGCCAAGGATATAGTACGCAA GCTGTTGAAGGTAAAGCCGGAGGAGAGGCTGACAATTGAGGGAGTCTTGGCTCATCCGTGGCTCAACTGCACCGAGGCCCTCGACAACGTGTTGCCATCTGCACAGATGATGATGGACAAG GCGGTAGTCGCAGGTATCCAGCAGGCCCATGCAGAGCAGCTTGCCAACATGAGAATTCAGGATCTGAATGTCAGCTTGAAGCCTCTAAACTCTGTCAACAATCCTATCCTCAGGAAGCGGAAACTACTAGG TCCCAAGCCCAGCGACGGTTTATTCATTCATGATCCAGAAAATGGAGGGGACGACTCCAACTTAGCGCTGGAAAAATTACGAGATGTCATTGCACAGTGTATACTACCACAAGCCG GAGAAAATGAAGATGAGAAACTGAATGAGGTGATGCATGAAGCCTGGAGGTTCAACAGAGACTGTAAGCTGCTGAGAGACGGCCTGCAGGGACTCAGCTGGGATG GACGAGTCTTCTCTGATAAAGTCGACCGCCTGAAGTTGGCTGAAATAGTGAAACAGGCCATTGAAGAGAAGACAAATCTGCAAGATTTTCATTAG